A single window of uncultured Methanospirillum sp. DNA harbors:
- the hdrC gene encoding CoB--CoM heterodisulfide reductase subunit C — protein MAAKSYDNPELNKKLADTRYHNSQSNPEFTKDVLKTSRTIANMCYQCGTCTGSCPSAPRSTYRIRLFMRRNVLGLENEALMDPDLWLCTTCYSCTDRCPRDIAPTDVIMAMRNLAFKKDIVPRNFLQTVQLIYNSGHGVPNNDVNRAARKRLGLTADPPTTHMYPEYIKGIQKILDHYGLKENADRILKGD, from the coding sequence ATGGCTGCAAAAAGTTACGACAACCCTGAACTGAACAAAAAACTTGCTGACACACGATATCATAACAGTCAGTCAAATCCTGAGTTCACAAAGGACGTTCTAAAAACAAGCCGCACCATCGCTAACATGTGTTACCAGTGCGGTACCTGTACCGGGTCATGTCCGTCTGCACCCCGCAGCACATACAGGATTCGCCTGTTCATGCGCCGGAATGTGCTCGGGCTTGAGAACGAAGCATTAATGGACCCGGATCTCTGGCTCTGCACCACCTGTTATTCATGCACTGACCGGTGCCCACGTGACATTGCTCCAACCGATGTCATCATGGCAATGCGGAATCTTGCATTCAAGAAGGACATTGTTCCACGCAACTTCCTCCAGACCGTCCAGTTGATCTACAACTCCGGTCACGGTGTTCCGAATAACGATGTCAACCGGGCAGCCAGAAAGAGGCTTGGCCTGACCGCTGACCCACCAACAACCCACATGTACCCCGAATATATCAAGGGTATCCAGAAGATCCTGGACCACTACGGACTGAAAGAGAACGCTGACCGTATCCTCAAGGGGGACTAA